A DNA window from Leptolyngbya sp. KIOST-1 contains the following coding sequences:
- a CDS encoding helix-hairpin-helix domain-containing protein, with product MTDLTDIPGIGKTFARDFARIGIWSQLDLVGQGAEDLFQQLVAANERERHKTSKNYLYVMRMAIYYAEGGRDPERLKWHAWKDPVSS from the coding sequence ATGACCGACCTCACTGACATTCCCGGCATTGGCAAAACCTTTGCTCGCGACTTTGCCCGCATCGGGATTTGGTCTCAGCTCGACCTGGTGGGCCAAGGGGCTGAGGATCTCTTTCAGCAACTGGTGGCGGCCAACGAGCGAGAGCGCCATAAAACCAGCAAAAACTACCTCTACGTTATGCGGATGGCGATTTACTATGCCGAGGGCGGCCGCGATCCCGAGCGGCTCAAGTGGCACGCCTGGAAGGATCCAGTCTCATCGTAG
- a CDS encoding SRPBCC family protein: MTANVPDTTNLDAAAWGIAEPTEVGLDSELATGLELGPLLESGVAIQTQKLEGQQRRIVASTDIPFTAEQIWQVLTDYDNLSSFIPNLSLSQRLHHPEGGIRLEQIGSQCFLNIKFCARVVLDMVEAFPRELRFSMVEGDFRQFEGRWTLEPVADGQGEVIRLGYDLTLRPPRAMPVGLIERHIRHDLTRNLKAISDRTAVVFGA; this comes from the coding sequence ATGACTGCAAACGTTCCTGACACCACTAACCTTGACGCGGCAGCTTGGGGCATTGCCGAGCCGACCGAGGTAGGCCTGGACTCTGAACTGGCAACCGGGCTTGAGCTCGGCCCGCTGTTGGAATCAGGGGTGGCTATTCAGACCCAGAAGCTGGAGGGTCAACAGCGGCGCATCGTTGCCTCCACCGATATTCCCTTTACCGCTGAGCAGATCTGGCAAGTTCTGACCGACTACGACAATCTGTCTAGCTTCATTCCCAACCTGTCCTTGAGTCAGCGGCTCCACCACCCAGAGGGCGGGATTCGCCTGGAGCAAATCGGTTCCCAGTGTTTTCTCAACATCAAGTTTTGCGCCCGCGTCGTGCTCGACATGGTCGAGGCTTTTCCCCGAGAACTGCGCTTCTCGATGGTAGAAGGTGACTTTCGCCAGTTTGAAGGGCGCTGGACGCTGGAGCCCGTAGCGGATGGCCAGGGAGAGGTGATTCGCCTGGGCTACGACCTGACGCTTCGGCCACCCCGTGCCATGCCGGTCGGCCTGATCGAGCGGCACATTCGCCACGACCTGACCCGCAATTTAAAAGCGATTAGCGATCGCACCGCCGTTGTCTTTGGGGCTTGA
- a CDS encoding DUF981 family protein, which produces MFINYITLMLINMSAGLVLLADFVYRGLDGANLKRWIPGFGLVGAIALVTGLHMTLTWPVPGSFNISFGETTVLFGGLYVAAAIAIAQGWDLLSLAVYAFFAGLTAILVGARIVNLGQTLQPLVAGLAFLLTGLGGVLAAPTLVYLRNNKIWRTVGAVVLIVAALIWAVIGVRAYWGHLEGYSEWQPLMMRGEP; this is translated from the coding sequence ATGTTTATCAACTACATCACCCTCATGCTGATCAATATGTCAGCGGGGCTGGTGCTGCTGGCTGACTTTGTCTACCGCGGACTAGATGGGGCCAATCTGAAACGATGGATCCCGGGCTTTGGACTGGTGGGGGCGATCGCCCTGGTCACCGGTCTGCACATGACCCTAACCTGGCCTGTCCCCGGCAGCTTCAATATCTCCTTTGGCGAAACCACGGTGCTGTTTGGCGGGCTGTACGTGGCGGCGGCGATCGCGATCGCTCAGGGGTGGGATCTGCTTTCGCTGGCGGTCTACGCCTTTTTTGCCGGTCTCACTGCAATTTTGGTGGGCGCGCGTATTGTCAATCTGGGTCAAACCCTGCAACCGCTGGTGGCGGGGCTGGCCTTTCTGCTGACGGGGCTGGGCGGGGTGCTGGCCGCCCCCACCCTGGTGTATCTGCGCAACAACAAAATCTGGCGCACCGTAGGGGCCGTGGTGCTGATCGTGGCGGCGCTGATCTGGGCCGTCATCGGCGTCCGTGCCTACTGGGGCCACCTGGAAGGCTACAGCGAGTGGCAGCCACTGATGATGCGGGGCGAGCCCTAG
- a CDS encoding class I SAM-dependent methyltransferase — translation MLLPPNQRTKLDESSDTFFYDAPRFVTHVDEGFIQQLTELYRDRLAPNSRIFDMMSSWVSHLPKDVAFEWVEGHGMNAEELAKNPRLDHYFVQNLNENPKLPLADQSFDAVLNTVSVQYLQQPEVVFAEVYRILKPGGIAIISFSNRMFYQKAIAAWRDGSETRRVNLVKSYFGSVPGFGTPEVIARTPSVPTILQMLGMTGGDPFYAVIAERLEPLVQP, via the coding sequence ATGCTGCTTCCCCCCAACCAGCGCACCAAGCTCGACGAGTCCAGCGACACCTTTTTCTACGATGCCCCCCGCTTCGTCACCCACGTAGACGAGGGCTTCATTCAGCAGCTCACCGAGCTGTACCGCGATCGCCTGGCCCCCAACAGCCGCATTTTTGACATGATGAGCAGCTGGGTTTCCCACCTGCCCAAAGATGTCGCCTTTGAGTGGGTCGAAGGCCACGGTATGAATGCCGAAGAACTGGCCAAGAACCCCCGCCTAGACCACTACTTTGTCCAAAACCTGAACGAAAACCCCAAGCTACCCCTAGCCGATCAATCCTTTGATGCGGTGCTGAATACGGTGTCGGTTCAGTACCTCCAGCAGCCCGAGGTGGTCTTTGCCGAAGTCTACCGCATCCTCAAACCGGGGGGCATCGCCATCATCAGTTTCTCAAACCGGATGTTTTACCAAAAGGCGATCGCCGCCTGGCGCGACGGCAGCGAAACTCGCCGGGTCAACCTGGTTAAGAGCTACTTTGGCTCGGTGCCGGGCTTTGGTACCCCCGAGGTGATTGCCCGCACGCCCAGCGTCCCCACTATTCTGCAAATGCTGGGGATGACTGGCGGCGACCCCTTCTACGCCGTCATCGCCGAGCGCCTGGAGCCGCTGGTGCAGCCATGA